ATCGGCCGTGCCGTTCATGAGCAGCATCGGCAGCGGCCGGGACGGATGACAGGTGACCGCGGCCTCGTCGGTGAGATTCATGATCACGCTCGCGCCCGCGGCAAACAGATCGGCGCGGGCGCAAACCAGCGTCATCGCCATGGCGCCGCCATTGGAGAGGCCGGCGACATAGACGCGCTCTGCATCGGCCGTGCCGTCGGCCACCAGCTTTTCGACGAGCTTGGCGATGAAGGCGACGTCATCGGTCCCCACCGGTGGGCCGCGCAGGGCAGGTCCCGCCTTGGTCCGCGCATCGGCCCAGGCGTGGTTGAGCCCGTCGGGAAACACCACGGCAAAACCTTCGCGTTTGGCGACCTGCGGCCACCCCGTCCGCGCGATCATGTCGGCGCCGCGCTGGGTCTTGCCGTGCAGCACGACCACCAGCGCGGCAGGCTTTTTGGCCGGCAGTTGCGTGGTGTAGGAACGCTTCACGCCGCCAACGTCGATGGTCTCGGCGGATGCGGCCGAAGCGGCGGCCAATACCGCGACCAGCGCGCCGATGCACAGCATCCACCACCGCATGGATCTAGCCCACCGCTTTGGCCGCGGCACGTCCCGCATTGCGGCCCGAGAACAGGCAGCCGCCGAGGAAAGTACCCTCCAGCGAGCGATAGCCGTGTACGCCGCCGCCGCCAAAGCCGGCGGCTTCGCCGACCGCATAGAGGCCGGGAATGACGCGTCCCTCCGCGCCGAACACACGGGAATCGAGATCGGTCTCGAAGCCGCCCAGCGTCTTGCGGGTGAGGATGTTGAGCTTCACCGCGATCAGCGGCCCATGCGCGGGGTCGAGGATGCGGTGCGGGGAGGCGGTTCGGATCAACTTGTCGCCGATATAGCGGCGCGCATTGTGGATGTTCATCACCTGCGCGTCCTTGACGTAGGGATTGGCGATCTCGCGGTCGCGCGCCTCGATCTGCATCCTGATGTGCTCGAGCTTGAGAAGGTCGCTGCCGGCAAGCTTGTTCATCTCCGCAACAAGGTCGTCGATCTTGTCGCGTACGATGAAGTCGACACCATGGCTTTTGAACGCTTCCACCGGCGCCGGCGCGCCCTTGTTGGTGGCGCGGCGCAAGGTCATGCGCCAGCTCTTGCCGGTCAGATCGGGGTTCTGTTCCGAGCCCGACAGCGCAAACTCCTTCTTGATGATGCTCTGGGTCAGGATGAACCAGGAATAATCATAGCCCGTCGACATGATGTATTTGAGCTGGCCGAGCGTGTCTGAGCCGGGGAAGAGCGGCGCCGGCAGCCGCGTCCCTGTTGCGTCGAACCACATCGAGGAGGGTCCGGGCAGGATGCGGATGCCGTGGCGCGGCCAGATCGGCGACCAATTCCGGATGCCCTCGACATAATGCCACATGCGGTCGCGATTGATCAGGCGCGCGCCTGATTTCTCCGTGATGCCGATCATGCGGCCATCGACATGTTCGGGCACGCCGGAGATCATGAATTTCGGGGGATCGCCAAGCCGCTTCGGCCAGTGCTGCCGGACCAGCTCGTGATTGCCGCCGATGCCGCCGGAGGCCACGATCACGGCCTGCGCCTTCAGCGCGAACTCACCGACCACGTTGCGCGAGGAGCTCTTTCCGCGCTCGATATTGTCAGGCGCGAGGATGGCGCCGCTGACGCCATCCACCATGCCGTTGGTGATCGAGAGCGCGTCGACGCGGTGGCGGAACCGGAAGTTCAGCCGGCCGCTGCTGGCGGCCTCGCGCGCGCGGCGCTCGAACGGCTCGACGATGCCCGGGCCGGTGCCCCAGGTGACGTGAAAGCGCGGCACGGAATTGCCGTGGCCCATCGCGTCGTAGCCGCCGCGCTCGGCCCAGCCGACCACCGGAAAGATGCGATGGCCCATGGCCCGCAGCCAGGCGCGCTTCTCGCCGGCCGCGAACGCCACATAGGCCTCGGCCCATTGCCGCGGCCAGAAATCCTCGTCCCGGTCGAAGCCCGCCGCACCGACCCAGTCCTGCATGGCCAGGTCGAAGGAATCCTTGATGCCGAGCCGGCGCTGCTCCGGGGAATCGACCAGGAACAATCCGCCGAACGACCAGAATGCCTGGCCGCCGAGCGACTGCTCGCCCTCCTGGTCGACCAGGATCACGCGCTTGCCCGCCTCGGCGATCTCGGTTGCGGCAACCAGCCCCGATAGTCCCGCGCCGACAACGACCACGTCCGTCTCTTCAGCCATGTTTTCCCCCACCATGAATTCCCCTGTATTTGCCCGGATTGAAGCCAGCGGTTGTAACTGAGATCAAGTATGGGGCGCGCAAGACATCATTAACTTGTTCCGCTTTGGGATGGAGACTCTCCGAGTGCAGCGCGGACGCAACACTGGATTTGAATTTGTTTCGAGCGAGCCGGCCTGCCTAGACAAAACCTCGGTTAAGACGGACGCTAGCCGTGCATCACCACCTGACACGCAGATTCGAATTCGACCGGGGCGGGGGCCAATGAAGTTTCTGACGGGGTTGCTTGCGGCGGTTCTGTTGATCGCTGGCATGGGGGTTTCTCACGCGGTGGTTCGGATCGCGGATGACCGCGGCGGCCGGATCGGAACCTACGTCGACAAATACCAGGATCTGCGTCAGTCGGGCGAAACCGTCATCATCGACGGCCTCTGCGCCTCCGCCTGCACCATCGTCCTCGGCGCTATCCCGCACGACCGGATTTGCGTGACCTCGAGCGCGACGCTTGGCTTCCACGCGGCCTGGGATTTCGGCAACAATGGCCGCGCGGTCACCAATATTGAAGCAACCCAGATGCTCTATGCGATGTACCCGTCGCAGGTGAGGCGCTGGATCAGCCAGCGCGGCGGCCTCACCCCGAACATGCTCTTCCTGAAGGGCAGGCAGCTCCAGGCCATGTACAAGCCCTGCTACCTCGACGCGCAGGCCTCGGCAATCAAGCCGTCGCGCCGGTCTCTCCCGCAGGCGGACCGGATCGAGTCCGCCCGGGGCCAGCTCCTGCGCTGACGTTCTCGACCTGACTGGATCGTTCTGAGCCGCCAGCGGCGCCCTGCCCGCCGGCGGCGACTTGTCCGCAGGCGGACTGACGCTTATCTGAAGGTTGGGAACCCGGGCTTTTGCCCCGTCATTGCCATGGCTCAACCACTGCACCCGGCACATCGCCTACAGGACAATTCGCCCAATGCCGGCCGGACGTCATCCGTGCTGCTGTGGGCGGGCGCGGCGACCGGTGGACTGCTGGTGCTCGGCGCGCTGGCGCTGTGGTTCCACTACGGCACGCAGATGTTCTTCGAAATGATCAGGACCGGTTTCGCCGCCTGCTTCTGATCCGCGACAGGAAGTTTTCCGCTCATGAGTTCCGCCACCCGTCCGCTGGTGATCGCGACCGCCTTCGCCGCAAGCCTCGTTGTCGGGCTCCTGATCATGTTCTGGGCCATGGGCGGGGTCAGCAAGGTGGCGCAGCCGGCCGCGATCGGCGGTCCGTTCCAACTCACCGATCAGAACGGCAAGGCCGTCACCGACAAGAACCTCAAGGGCAAGCCGACCCTGATCTTCTTCGGCTACACCCATTGCCCCGACGTCTGCCCGACCTCGCTGTTCGAGATCTCGGAAGTGCTGCGCGCGCTGGGCAAGGATGCCGACAAGATCAACGCCGTCTTCATCTCGGTCGATCCCGAGCGGGATACGCCGGCGACCATGAAGGAATATCTGTCGAGCTTCGATCCGCACCTCGAGGGCCTGTCCGGCGACCCCGCCGAGACCGCAAAGGTCATCAGCTCCTACCGGGTCTACGCCAAGAAGGTCCCGACCAAGGACGGCGACTACACCATGGACCACACCGCCCTGATCTATCTGATGGACCGCGACGGGAGGTTCGTGTCGCCGTTTAACCTGAAGCGGACGCCGGAAGAGGCGGCGGCGGATTTAAAGAAGTATCTCTGAGGGCCAAGCAGCCTGCGCCAGGTGGGGGCTCGCTCCATTGAGGGGTTCTCGCCAAGAGGAGACACCCTCTCCCCCGCCCTCCCCCGCAAGCGGGGAAGGGAGCGCACCCTCCCCTTGGCCGCATTCCGCGCTCGCGTTCCCGGTGGGATGGTCTATAAGGCCCTCCGATCTCACTGAAATTCGTTCATTTCCGGCCGATGGCTCCATCGCACCAGGCGAAATCGTCCAAATCTGCCCGTGGCTTGCTGACGGCACTGGCCGTCGGCGCCTGCCTGCTCACAGGCCTGCCCGGGGCCGAGGCTCAGGCTCCCGCCAAGCGGCCCCCGGCGGCACCTCAGGCCACGCCGCAGGTCGCGCCTCAAGCCGCCCCGCAGGCCGTTCCCGGCTTCTGGGATCCGCGGCGACGACCGGAACGGCCGGACCTGTCGCGCCTGACCGTGATCCGCTTCCTGACCGAGACCGACTACCCGCCGTTCAACTATACTGGCGCTGACGGCAACCCGGCCGGCTTCAATGTCGATCTCGCCCGCGCGCTGTGCGAGGAGATCAAGGTCACCTGCACCGTGCAGATGCGGCGCTTCGAGACGCTGGTCGATGCGCTCTCCTCCAACCGGGGCGATGCCATCATTGCCTCGATGGCGGTGAGCCCGCAGCTGCGCGCCCGGGTCGACTTCACCGATCCCTATTACCGCGTGCCGGCGCGCTTCGTCTCCCGCAAGGACGCGGTGATGCCGGAGATCCGGCCCGAATATCTCGAGGGCAAGAAGGTCGGCGCCATCGCCGGCTCCGCGCACGAGGCCTATCTCAAGGCCATGTTCACCGACGCCGAGCTGCATCCCTACCCCAACGACGACGCGATGCGCGCCGCATTGCGCAAGGGCGAGGTCGATTTCATCTTCGGCGACGCCATCTCGCTCGCGTTCTGGATCAACGGCACCGATTCCGGCGATTGCTGCGCCTTCTCCGGCGGCCCCTTCGTCGAGAGTCGTTTCTTCGGCGAGGGCATCGGCATCGCCGTGCGCAAGGGCAACGACGTGCTGCGCCAGGCGCTGAACTGGGCGCTGTTCCGCGTCTGGGAAAAAGGCCGCTACACCGATCTGTGGCTGCGGTATTTTTCAGTGAGCCCGTTCTAGCCATCGCCTCGGAATGACGACCGAGACCATTTTTGCATTCTGCCCGGAAATCGCTATTTTCCGCGGCCCGGAGGCCCTTCTTGATGTCCGTTATCGATCCCGACATGAACCCGAGCGATTTGCGTGCGCTCGCCGAACAATCCAACGCCTGGCCGTTCGAGCAGGCGAAGGCCATCGTCGCGCGGCTGAAGAAGAGCCCGAAGGACGAGGTGCTGTTCGAGACCGGTTACGGGCCGTCAGGCCTGCCGCATATCGGCACGTTCGGCG
The nucleotide sequence above comes from Bradyrhizobium sp. NDS-1. Encoded proteins:
- a CDS encoding SCO family protein, with translation MSSATRPLVIATAFAASLVVGLLIMFWAMGGVSKVAQPAAIGGPFQLTDQNGKAVTDKNLKGKPTLIFFGYTHCPDVCPTSLFEISEVLRALGKDADKINAVFISVDPERDTPATMKEYLSSFDPHLEGLSGDPAETAKVISSYRVYAKKVPTKDGDYTMDHTALIYLMDRDGRFVSPFNLKRTPEEAAADLKKYL
- a CDS encoding transporter substrate-binding domain-containing protein; translation: MAPSHQAKSSKSARGLLTALAVGACLLTGLPGAEAQAPAKRPPAAPQATPQVAPQAAPQAVPGFWDPRRRPERPDLSRLTVIRFLTETDYPPFNYTGADGNPAGFNVDLARALCEEIKVTCTVQMRRFETLVDALSSNRGDAIIASMAVSPQLRARVDFTDPYYRVPARFVSRKDAVMPEIRPEYLEGKKVGAIAGSAHEAYLKAMFTDAELHPYPNDDAMRAALRKGEVDFIFGDAISLAFWINGTDSGDCCAFSGGPFVESRFFGEGIGIAVRKGNDVLRQALNWALFRVWEKGRYTDLWLRYFSVSPF
- a CDS encoding FAD-binding dehydrogenase translates to MAEETDVVVVGAGLSGLVAATEIAEAGKRVILVDQEGEQSLGGQAFWSFGGLFLVDSPEQRRLGIKDSFDLAMQDWVGAAGFDRDEDFWPRQWAEAYVAFAAGEKRAWLRAMGHRIFPVVGWAERGGYDAMGHGNSVPRFHVTWGTGPGIVEPFERRAREAASSGRLNFRFRHRVDALSITNGMVDGVSGAILAPDNIERGKSSSRNVVGEFALKAQAVIVASGGIGGNHELVRQHWPKRLGDPPKFMISGVPEHVDGRMIGITEKSGARLINRDRMWHYVEGIRNWSPIWPRHGIRILPGPSSMWFDATGTRLPAPLFPGSDTLGQLKYIMSTGYDYSWFILTQSIIKKEFALSGSEQNPDLTGKSWRMTLRRATNKGAPAPVEAFKSHGVDFIVRDKIDDLVAEMNKLAGSDLLKLEHIRMQIEARDREIANPYVKDAQVMNIHNARRYIGDKLIRTASPHRILDPAHGPLIAVKLNILTRKTLGGFETDLDSRVFGAEGRVIPGLYAVGEAAGFGGGGVHGYRSLEGTFLGGCLFSGRNAGRAAAKAVG
- a CDS encoding alpha/beta hydrolase family esterase, with the protein product MRWWMLCIGALVAVLAAASAASAETIDVGGVKRSYTTQLPAKKPAALVVVLHGKTQRGADMIARTGWPQVAKREGFAVVFPDGLNHAWADARTKAGPALRGPPVGTDDVAFIAKLVEKLVADGTADAERVYVAGLSNGGAMAMTLVCARADLFAAGASVIMNLTDEAAVTCHPSRPLPMLLMNGTADPLVPYEGGRGSSYYAADGFWSTDETLAFWRKLNGCETGDASVSDLPDRNVADQSTVTRITSRCPPGHDVMLYRINQGGHRMPGFAPDARFPRVATKLLGPQNGDIDGAETIWSFFSQSR